The Microplitis mediator isolate UGA2020A chromosome 8, iyMicMedi2.1, whole genome shotgun sequence genome has a window encoding:
- the LOC130674030 gene encoding retinoid-inducible serine carboxypeptidase-like, which yields MSWIWIAIFLSVFINERSNGVEGKRGFGPGEQDWGHVKVRPGAHMFWWLYYANPPEKSGYFDAFSKPLVIWLQGGPGSPSTAYGNFEEIGPLDINLQRRNYTWVNDYNVLFIDNPVGTGFSYVENDSKLATNNMEIAIDLLHCMLGFLNAIPQFQKVPTYILAESYGGKMATHFAFAWASLQKKGVIKSNLKGIGLGDSWISPVDSVLSYAPYLYYTGMINYADYGKIQNAAELTRSAIESQNWENATERFYKTWKIIMNCTNNIDLYNLLERKVPFKKLHPKYLSGVREELRESDFEKKLNYLMNSKVKTALSLKNSFKIRSPQIKAKLNKDFMTPVTDFIEKILDQTNLKVFVYNGQLDVIVPTASTVAWLKKLKWKDAEKWRNSKRVDLTIDNSIEGYVQGYKNLKMFWINRAGHMVPKDNYYAANLMLKMLTSEE from the exons ATGTCGTGGATTTGGATTGCAATTTTCCTTTCTGTTTTCATCAACG aGCGATCGAATGGAGTGGAGGGAAAAAGAGGCTTTGGACCTGGCGAACAAGATTGGGGACATGTTAAAGTTCGACCTGGCGCCCACATGTTTTGGTGGCTTTATTACGCCAACCCGCCCGAGAAATCAGGATACTTTGATGCCTTCAGTAAGCCACTAGTGATTTGGTTGCAAGGAGGCCCAGGATCTCCTTCAACTGCCTACGGAAATTTTGAAGAAATCGGGCCGCTTGATATCAATCTACAGAGACGTAACTATACTTGGGTCAATGATTACAATGTTTTGTTCATTGATAACCCAGTGGGCACGGGGTTTAGTTACGTTGAAAACGATTCAAAATTGGCTACTAACAATATGGAAATAGCGATAGACCTTTTGCATTGTATGCTAGGATTTTTAAACGCAATTCCTCAATTTCAAAAAGTCCCGACTTATATTTTAGCCGAATCTTATGGTGGAAAAATGGCCACACATTTTGCTTTCGCATGGGCTTCA ctCCAAAAAAAGGGTGTTATTAAAAGTAACTTGAAAGGCATTGGTTTAGGCGATTCTTGGATCTCGCCAGTTGATTCAGTTCTCTCTTACGCTCCATATTTATATTACACA GGTATGATCAATTATGCTGACTatggaaaaattcaaaatgccGCGGAGCTAACGAGAAGTGCAATTGAATCACAAAATTGGGAGAATGCTACagaaagattttataaaacatggaaaattattatgaactGTACAAATAACATTGATTTATACAATCTATTAGAAAGAAAAGTACCATTCAAAAAACTTCACCCTAAATATCTTTCTGGTGTGCGGGAAGAATTACGCGAATctgactttgaaaaaaaattaaattaccttATGAATAGTAAAGTAAAAACCGCACTAAGTCTCAAAAACTCATTCAAAATACGTTCTCCTCAAATTAAAGCGAAACTAAATAAAGATTTCATGACGCCGGTTACTGATTTTA ttgaGAAAATTCTTGACCAAACAAATTTGAAAGTCTTTGTATACAACGGGCAACTTGACGTCATTGTACCAACTGCTAGTACAGTCGCTTggttaaaaaaactaaaatggaAAGACGCGGAAAAGTGGAGAAATTCTAAGAGGGTTGATTTGACTATTGATAATAGTATTGAAGGATATGTACAGGgctacaaaaatttgaaaatgttttggATTAATCGAGCGGGTCAcatg GTAccaaaagataattattacgCAGCAAATTTGATGCTCAAAATGTTGActtcagaagaataa
- the LOC130674031 gene encoding retinoid-inducible serine carboxypeptidase-like, giving the protein MNKSLNKRWITGVILYLFVNINEVNGKEGFGPGEQDWGYVQVRPGAHMFWWLYYVNPPVKSPDFDVFSRPLLIWLQGHPGASATGFGNFGEVGPFDINLQERNHTWINDFNVLFIDNLETGFSYLENLSNYSENGKGTAQELIELMRGFFEAIPEFKNIPTYILGEFYSGKVAVETAFLWYKIQERGDIESNLKGVATGDSLISPADTVLSYAPFLLNTGLVDPLGFEKLKIVSDKIIDEMNAGNWNNAINLWDYALKMASTYTGKINFKRFLKQKAVINTLLYYISHEKLLSDSEVHKKVTIIMNGIKESLNLNVTWSYTPLAAIDFPKDFTKPINKIVERLLDETNLRVVVWSGKLNSIAVTPGTLVWVEKLQWKYSKAWRNSKTNPLVIDNIIEGYYKEFNNFKIFFIKHISHTVFQENFKAMEAILQGLISDK; this is encoded by the exons atgaataaatcatTGAACAAACGCTGGATCACGGGagtaattttgtatttatttg tgAACATAAATGAAGTGAATGGAAAAGAAGGATTTGGTCCTGGTGAACAAGATTGGGGATATGTACAAGTCAGGCCGGGTGCTCATATGTTTTGGTGGCTCTATTACGTTAATCCTCCAGTCAAATCACCGgattttgacgttttttcCAGACCGCTTTTGATTTGGTTACAAGGACATCCGGGAGCTTCTGCTACTGGTTTTGGAAATTTCGGAGAAGTTGGACCGTTCGATATAAACTTACAAGAACGTAATCACACGTGGATTAATGACttcaatgttttatttattgacaacTTAGAAACTGGTTTCAGTTATctagaaaatttatcaaattattcgGAGAACGGTAAAGGAACAGCTCAAGAACTTATAGAATTAATGCGGGGATTTTTTGAAGCCATtcctgaatttaaaaatattcctaCTTATATTCTTGGGGAATTTTATAGCGGAAAAGTAGCCGTCGAAACAGCTTTTCTTTGGTACAAA ATTCAAGAACGCGGTGATATCGAGAGTAATCTCAAAGGAGTAGCGACCGGAGATTCATTAATTTCACCTGCAGATACAGTACTTTCCTATGCACCTTTTCTATTAAATACC GGTTTAGTAGATCCTTtgggttttgaaaaattaaaaatagtctCTGACAAAATAATAGATGAAATGAATGCTGGTAACTGGAACAATGCAATAAATCTTTGGGACTACGCTTTAAAAATGGCTTCCACCTACaccggaaaaataaatttcaaaagatTCTTGAAACAAAAAGCTGTAATAAATACACTACTCTACTACATATCacatgaaaaattactaaGCGACTCAGAGGTTCATAAAAAAGTGACGATTATTATGAATGGCATCAAAGAGAGTTTGAATCTTAATGTTACGTGGTCTTACACACCACTTGCTGCCATTGATTTTCCTAAAGATTTCACAAAACCAATTAACAAAatcg TGGAACGATTACTCGACGAAACGAATTTACGAGTTGTCGTATGGTCGGGGAAATTGAATTCTATTGCGGTGACACCTGGGACACTTGTTTGGGTGGAAAAACTCCAATGGAAATACTCGAAAGCTTGGAGGAATTCAAAGACAAACCCATTAGTCAttgataatattattgaaGGCTACTATAAAGAGTTTAATaacttcaaaatattttttatcaaacacATTAGTCACAcg GtgtttcaagaaaattttaaagcaATGGAAGCAATACTTCAAGGTTTGATATCTGATAAATAA